One window of the Deltaproteobacteria bacterium genome contains the following:
- a CDS encoding CopG family transcriptional regulator — protein sequence MRTIQMTLDDDLVKRVDSVSKQLHTSRSAFTRKALREALSRYNLEQLERKHRQGYERNPVTAEEFSIWETEQAWGDE from the coding sequence ATGAGAACAATTCAGATGACCCTTGATGATGATCTTGTCAAAAGAGTCGACAGCGTTTCGAAGCAGCTCCATACAAGTCGTTCCGCTTTTACACGAAAGGCGCTTCGTGAAGCGCTTTCCCGCTACAATCTTGAGCAACTGGAGCGCAAGCACCGCCAAGGGTATGAACGGAACCCAGTTACTGCCGAGGAGTTTTCGATTTGGGAAACAGAGCAAGCTTGGGGTGACGAATGA
- a CDS encoding PemK family transcriptional regulator, with the protein MKHGEIRWYKFVKPDKKRPVLILTRDSVLEYLGEVTVAPITSTIRDIPSEVFLSKVDGMPRDCAVNCDHLQTVSKGKIGSLVTSLTPAKMADVGSAIRFALDI; encoded by the coding sequence ATGAAACATGGTGAAATACGTTGGTACAAGTTTGTAAAGCCAGACAAAAAGAGGCCGGTTCTTATCCTAACACGAGATTCCGTGCTGGAGTATCTTGGTGAAGTAACTGTAGCACCCATTACAAGTACGATCCGCGATATACCGTCCGAAGTGTTTCTTTCGAAAGTGGACGGCATGCCTCGGGATTGCGCTGTCAACTGTGACCATTTGCAGACTGTTTCAAAGGGGAAAATCGGATCATTGGTCACGTCCTTGACTCCGGCAAAGATGGCTGATGTGGGGAGCGCAATCCGCTTTGCCCTCGACATTTAA
- a CDS encoding PAS domain-containing sensor histidine kinase: protein MPKKKRLLWQLYPSYLLITIISLITVTWYASESLRHFFLEQTASDLKVRARFFEKQVLEHLDPLDEKAVDLLCKEIGKSAETRITVILPSGKVVGDSEKNPAIMDNHVDRPEFIEALTGPSGTSTRYSRTLEKDMMYVGIPVKKKNRILAVVRTSIPANDIDLVLKSMKIKIAFGCLVVAVFAAILSLFVSHRITRPIEQIKSWAESIARGEFHFRPPVAESVEIEALSDALNRMAVELREHIDTVMRQRNEIEAVLSSMVEGVIAVDMEERVISMNHAAAKMLGCDPAEARGRSIQEVVRNTVLQDFVKNALSSRKAVEEEIVLSSESDRFLNGHGTLLCDAEGRQIGAVIVLNDMTRLMRLEKIRREFVANISHEIKTPITAIKGFVETLRDGAVENREDVERFLEIIGKHVDRLKAIIEDLLSLSRIEQEAGREEIVLDEGRLKDVLETAIQVCEAGAMAKKIEIELSCAEEIVAKIDSQLLEQAVVNLIDNAIKYSSEGKTVWVEASQMGNETLISVRDQGCGIEKRHLPRLFERFYRADKARSRQMGGTGLGLAIVKHIAQAHGGHVTVESIPGKGSTFSIHLPMASV, encoded by the coding sequence ATGCCGAAAAAGAAACGGCTGCTCTGGCAACTCTACCCATCCTATCTATTGATCACTATCATCTCTCTGATAACTGTAACATGGTATGCATCCGAGTCCTTGAGGCATTTCTTTCTTGAACAGACTGCGTCCGATCTCAAAGTACGAGCCCGCTTTTTTGAGAAACAGGTGCTGGAACATCTTGATCCCCTGGATGAAAAGGCTGTTGACCTGTTGTGCAAGGAAATCGGCAAGAGTGCTGAAACCCGTATTACCGTCATACTTCCTTCCGGTAAGGTCGTCGGCGACTCTGAGAAAAATCCGGCAATAATGGATAATCATGTTGACAGGCCTGAATTCATCGAGGCATTGACAGGGCCTTCAGGCACATCTACACGGTACAGCCGTACCCTGGAAAAGGACATGATGTACGTGGGGATACCTGTTAAGAAAAAAAACCGCATCCTTGCGGTTGTTCGTACATCCATCCCTGCGAATGACATAGATTTGGTCTTGAAGAGTATGAAGATCAAAATTGCGTTCGGATGCCTTGTTGTAGCTGTATTTGCTGCGATCCTCAGTCTGTTTGTTTCCCACCGCATTACCCGTCCTATTGAACAGATCAAGAGCTGGGCTGAGTCCATCGCTCGTGGCGAATTCCATTTCAGACCGCCAGTCGCTGAATCCGTGGAAATCGAAGCCCTTTCCGATGCACTGAATCGGATGGCCGTTGAGCTTCGCGAACATATTGATACTGTCATGCGGCAGCGAAACGAGATTGAAGCCGTGCTTTCCAGCATGGTTGAAGGAGTTATTGCCGTAGATATGGAAGAGCGGGTTATCAGCATGAATCATGCTGCTGCAAAAATGCTCGGATGCGATCCCGCCGAAGCCCGAGGCCGGAGCATCCAGGAGGTGGTCAGGAATACCGTCCTTCAGGACTTTGTGAAAAATGCATTGTCCAGCCGGAAGGCGGTTGAAGAAGAAATTGTCCTGTCCTCTGAGAGCGATCGGTTCCTTAACGGGCACGGTACATTACTTTGTGATGCAGAAGGAAGGCAAATCGGCGCGGTCATTGTCTTGAACGATATGACACGCCTTATGAGACTTGAGAAGATACGGCGTGAGTTTGTTGCTAACATATCCCATGAGATAAAGACCCCGATTACAGCAATCAAGGGGTTTGTGGAGACTCTAAGGGATGGCGCGGTGGAGAATCGTGAGGACGTCGAACGGTTTCTGGAAATCATCGGCAAACACGTAGATCGCCTTAAGGCCATTATTGAAGACCTTCTGAGCCTTTCCAGGATTGAGCAGGAGGCCGGAAGAGAAGAAATCGTGCTGGATGAGGGCAGGCTAAAGGATGTGCTCGAGACCGCTATCCAGGTCTGTGAGGCCGGCGCAATGGCCAAGAAAATAGAGATTGAGCTGTCTTGTGCTGAAGAAATAGTCGCAAAAATAGATTCCCAACTCCTTGAACAGGCCGTTGTAAACCTCATTGATAACGCCATTAAATATAGCAGCGAGGGGAAAACTGTCTGGGTAGAGGCTTCACAAATGGGAAATGAGACCCTTATCAGCGTGCGTGATCAGGGCTGCGGAATAGAGAAACGACATTTGCCCCGTCTCTTTGAGAGATTTTACCGTGCAGACAAGGCAAGAAGCCGCCAAATGGGCGGGACCGGCCTCGGCCTTGCCATTGTCAAGCATATCGCCCAGGCCCATGGCGGCCATGTGACCGTTGAAAGCATCCCCGGAAAAGGGAGCACTTTTTCAATACATCTGCCCATGGCATCTGTATGA
- a CDS encoding DNA-binding response regulator, giving the protein MVKQKILVVDDEEDILELLKFNLSREGYQVLCAVSGEQALRLVRSENPDLIMLDLMLPGIDGLEVTKRLKNDPDTKNLPIVMLTAKGEEADIVTGLELGADDYITKPFSPRILIARIRAVLRRRIKGQTEETSVLRIHDLEIDPGRHEVLVNEKPVQLTFTEFGILNYLARRPGWVFTRFQIVEAVRGEDHPVTDRSVDVQIVGLRKKLGPAGKYVETVRGVGYRFKE; this is encoded by the coding sequence ATGGTAAAACAAAAGATCCTCGTAGTAGACGATGAAGAAGATATTCTGGAGTTACTGAAATTTAATCTTTCACGAGAAGGCTATCAGGTTCTTTGTGCAGTATCAGGTGAGCAGGCCTTACGCCTCGTGCGGTCGGAAAACCCTGACCTCATTATGTTGGATCTTATGCTTCCGGGCATAGACGGTCTGGAAGTCACAAAACGATTAAAGAACGACCCCGATACCAAAAACTTGCCTATTGTAATGCTGACAGCAAAAGGCGAGGAAGCGGATATAGTAACAGGCCTGGAACTTGGAGCCGACGATTACATTACCAAGCCTTTTAGCCCGAGGATCCTGATAGCGAGAATCAGGGCGGTTCTCCGAAGGAGGATAAAAGGACAAACGGAAGAGACGTCGGTTCTCCGAATTCACGATCTAGAAATTGATCCGGGACGCCACGAGGTGCTCGTCAATGAGAAGCCTGTCCAATTGACTTTCACGGAATTCGGCATCCTCAATTATTTGGCGAGAAGGCCTGGATGGGTCTTTACCCGTTTTCAGATCGTCGAGGCTGTTCGTGGTGAGGATCATCCTGTCACTGATCGTTCGGTGGATGTTCAGATCGTTGGGTTGCGAAAAAAACTCGGACCTGCCGGTAAATATGTCGAGACGGTCCGTGGAGTCGGATATCGATTCAAGGAATAG
- a CDS encoding glucokinase — protein sequence MKVLAGDIGGTNARFAIIEGDKILFEKHYPSKDFNKFEDVFAVFVEDAPEPVPSRACMAVAGVVEGNRVEATNIPWTIDGNDLKKRFGLETIHLVNDFEAAAWGITVLHREHLVQIGEGKPVSDGPKALLGAGTGLGQAILVPCNEGYRVLPTEGGHADFAPRNEVEIRLLRYLMKEFPHVSVERILSGPGLVHIYEFLLEDQNYKESVFTKQAIKKKDKAAYITRHAVQGTDELCQQAVGMFCSIYGAEAGNLALKCLAAGGVYIAGGIAPKILSILGEGGFRQAFESKGRMEKVLKLIPTYVVISPQLGLLGTALMSRQ from the coding sequence GTGAAGGTCCTTGCCGGAGACATCGGGGGCACCAATGCCCGCTTTGCCATTATAGAAGGAGACAAAATCCTTTTTGAGAAACACTATCCATCAAAGGATTTTAATAAATTCGAAGACGTCTTTGCGGTTTTTGTAGAGGACGCGCCCGAACCGGTCCCTTCCCGTGCATGCATGGCTGTTGCCGGGGTAGTGGAGGGGAACCGGGTTGAGGCCACGAATATTCCATGGACTATCGACGGTAATGACCTGAAAAAGCGCTTCGGCCTGGAAACCATTCACCTTGTAAATGATTTTGAGGCGGCTGCATGGGGCATTACTGTCTTACATAGAGAACATCTGGTACAAATCGGTGAGGGAAAGCCGGTATCAGACGGCCCCAAAGCTTTGCTGGGCGCCGGCACAGGGCTTGGCCAGGCCATATTGGTACCCTGCAATGAAGGCTATAGAGTCTTGCCCACAGAGGGTGGACACGCGGACTTTGCTCCGAGAAACGAAGTAGAAATACGCCTATTAAGATACCTGATGAAGGAATTCCCCCATGTAAGTGTGGAAAGGATCCTCTCAGGGCCGGGTCTGGTCCATATTTACGAATTCTTACTGGAAGATCAAAATTACAAAGAAAGCGTATTTACCAAACAAGCTATAAAGAAAAAAGACAAGGCAGCTTATATCACCAGGCATGCCGTGCAAGGGACAGACGAGTTGTGCCAACAGGCAGTCGGGATGTTCTGCAGCATATACGGGGCGGAAGCAGGGAATCTCGCTCTCAAGTGCCTTGCCGCAGGCGGAGTGTATATTGCAGGAGGAATTGCTCCAAAGATACTTTCAATACTCGGTGAAGGCGGCTTCAGACAGGCTTTTGAGTCCAAAGGCCGCATGGAAAAGGTATTGAAACTCATCCCGACTTATGTGGTTATATCCCCTCAACTGGGGCTTTTGGGGACAGCCCTTATGTCACGGCAGTGA
- a CDS encoding Rne/Rng family ribonuclease (involved in the processing of the 5'end of 16S rRNA) gives MNAELIINVAPWETRVALLENGSVVEFYIERVAERGYVGNIYKGRVARVLPGMQAAFVDIGLERTAFLYVTDVYDHLSEFELMLGMTEYEENYMAHLDTEEEHSLHYTPPPFRIEDLLHEGQEILVQVAKDPIGSKGARVTSHISLPGRLLVLMPTMNHMGISRRIEDESERKRLKEIINSLRPNGFGFIARTACEGATAENIQAEMEFLLHLWADIQKRAECLHVPSLVYEDLDITLRAVRDLFTCDVKRLVVDSSPAYERILAFIETFALHLRPSVELYKQSMPIFDAFGIEVELSKALRKKVWLKSGGYILIESTEALIAIDVNTGKYVGKRHLEDTILKTNLEAAKEIAYQLRLRNMGGLIIIDFIDMENASNREDVFKTLKEAIKRDRTKTNILRMSEIGLIQMTRKRNRENLHHILCEPCFYCDGAGELKSKRTLCYEIFRRIQRETIHNEGTGIHVLVHPKIGEMLFKEEAHNVELLEKSLEREITIISKPELHLEQYEIKYL, from the coding sequence ATGAATGCTGAACTCATCATCAACGTCGCCCCCTGGGAAACAAGAGTCGCCTTATTGGAGAACGGCTCTGTTGTGGAATTCTACATAGAACGGGTTGCCGAGCGGGGATATGTGGGAAATATCTACAAAGGACGTGTTGCAAGAGTCCTTCCCGGTATGCAGGCCGCCTTTGTAGACATTGGGCTTGAACGTACCGCTTTTTTATATGTGACGGATGTCTACGATCACCTTTCAGAGTTTGAATTGATGCTCGGGATGACAGAGTATGAAGAGAATTATATGGCACATTTAGACACTGAGGAAGAGCACTCACTGCATTACACCCCGCCTCCCTTCAGGATAGAGGACCTGCTTCACGAAGGTCAGGAAATCTTGGTCCAGGTAGCCAAGGACCCCATAGGTAGCAAGGGTGCCAGGGTCACTTCCCACATCTCGCTCCCCGGAAGACTCCTGGTGCTCATGCCGACCATGAACCACATGGGGATCTCTAGAAGGATCGAAGACGAGTCTGAGCGTAAACGTCTGAAAGAGATAATAAATTCACTGCGTCCGAATGGTTTCGGATTTATAGCGAGAACAGCATGTGAAGGCGCTACTGCGGAAAACATCCAGGCCGAGATGGAGTTCCTTCTTCACCTCTGGGCGGATATTCAAAAGAGGGCTGAATGCCTTCATGTCCCGAGCCTTGTTTATGAAGACCTGGATATCACCCTCAGGGCAGTACGGGACCTGTTCACCTGTGATGTGAAACGCCTTGTGGTTGACTCAAGTCCAGCCTATGAGCGTATTCTGGCCTTTATTGAGACCTTTGCTCTTCACCTCCGGCCAAGTGTTGAACTCTATAAGCAGTCCATGCCTATCTTCGATGCCTTCGGCATTGAAGTGGAATTGTCAAAAGCCCTTCGTAAAAAGGTCTGGCTGAAATCCGGCGGATACATACTCATAGAATCCACCGAGGCGCTCATAGCCATAGATGTCAACACCGGAAAATACGTGGGGAAACGCCACCTGGAAGACACTATTCTTAAGACAAACCTTGAGGCCGCCAAAGAAATAGCCTACCAGCTTCGCCTCAGAAACATGGGCGGTCTGATTATAATCGACTTTATAGACATGGAGAATGCCTCAAACAGGGAAGATGTGTTTAAAACCCTCAAAGAGGCTATTAAAAGGGACAGGACCAAGACCAACATCCTGCGCATGTCAGAGATCGGCCTTATCCAGATGACCAGAAAACGAAACAGGGAAAACCTGCACCATATACTTTGTGAGCCATGTTTTTACTGTGACGGGGCCGGCGAACTCAAATCCAAAAGGACCCTGTGCTACGAAATCTTCCGCCGGATACAGCGAGAGACAATACATAATGAAGGCACTGGCATACATGTCCTTGTCCATCCCAAGATAGGAGAGATGCTCTTCAAGGAAGAGGCGCACAATGTGGAACTATTGGAAAAGTCCCTTGAGAGGGAAATCACCATTATATCGAAACCTGAGCTCCACTTGGAGCAATATGAAATAAAATACCTGTGA
- a CDS encoding cell division protein FtsK yields MSGKTKPRVKNDNSGQKGALFQEILGLFLLAGAIFACASLLSYSPEDPSLNHYALRGFSNWMGPVGANFAAFLMETLGLASWWIPVILTAMAWSLIRSKKDRLPSFPLLISGYTAMLLATSMAFALWSTAGEGPAVMSTAASGGIVGLGLTGFLINWIGKWGTMLSGAVLFITGLLAATPFSLAGIWPAISSIRMHGLFKQTKVRKSVGQNMTQASAKDADLESPVLDIPRITNSRRNSDKKEQDIKGQEQSRFQITPVTGEFSLPPLTLLNDPPEVNEEIDRKAYLSNARLLEKKLLDFGVAGNVVEICPGPVITMYEFSPAPGVKINKVASLADDLSLALRTHSVRIVAPIPGKAVIGIEMANTTRQIVYLKEILASDAFQKNRGKLLLTLGQDIVGQPVVTDLTKMPHLLIAGATGTGKSVGLNAMICSLLYGHHADMLRFLMIDPKRIELSLYDGIPHLLHPVVSEPKEATRALRWAVIEMECRYQILEEAQARNLQGYNKAAEEPLPYLVIIIDELADLMIVSSKEVESAITRLAQMARAAGIHLIVATQRPSVDVLTGLIKANFPARISFKVSSKVDSRTILDIMGAERLLGMGDMLFLPPGSSTLERIHGAYVSEKEIVRIVEFLKAQGEPDYDQTVIEPIPGEEDSEASGPGGESVDDKYDEAVDIVTRTGQASISMLQRRLRVGYNRAARMIEQMEHNGVVSPTDNMGRRHVLVRKYE; encoded by the coding sequence GTGTCCGGCAAAACCAAACCAAGGGTCAAAAATGATAATTCAGGCCAGAAAGGGGCCTTATTTCAAGAAATACTCGGGCTTTTTCTCCTGGCAGGTGCAATATTCGCCTGTGCTTCTTTATTGAGCTATTCCCCCGAGGACCCTTCTCTCAACCATTATGCACTCAGGGGTTTCAGCAACTGGATGGGGCCTGTGGGAGCCAATTTTGCAGCCTTTCTCATGGAAACGCTGGGGCTTGCTTCATGGTGGATACCGGTAATCCTCACAGCTATGGCATGGTCCCTGATCCGTTCAAAGAAAGATCGACTCCCTTCGTTTCCGTTGTTGATCTCCGGCTATACGGCCATGCTCCTGGCCACAAGTATGGCCTTTGCCCTGTGGTCTACGGCTGGTGAAGGCCCGGCTGTCATGTCCACTGCTGCAAGCGGGGGAATTGTAGGTCTCGGTCTTACCGGTTTTCTTATCAACTGGATTGGAAAATGGGGAACCATGTTGTCCGGAGCGGTCTTATTCATCACGGGCCTATTGGCTGCAACCCCCTTTTCCCTGGCAGGTATCTGGCCGGCTATCTCTTCAATCAGAATGCACGGTCTTTTTAAGCAGACCAAGGTTCGAAAGTCCGTCGGGCAAAATATGACACAGGCCTCAGCAAAAGACGCCGATCTTGAAAGCCCTGTACTGGATATCCCCAGAATTACCAATTCCCGTAGAAATTCAGACAAAAAGGAACAGGATATCAAGGGACAGGAACAATCAAGGTTTCAGATAACCCCTGTTACAGGAGAATTTTCTCTGCCACCCCTGACCTTACTGAACGACCCGCCGGAGGTAAATGAGGAAATAGACAGGAAGGCGTATCTCTCCAATGCACGGCTACTTGAGAAGAAGCTCCTGGACTTTGGGGTTGCCGGTAACGTTGTAGAGATATGCCCCGGACCGGTTATCACAATGTACGAATTTTCTCCTGCACCAGGTGTCAAGATCAACAAGGTGGCCTCCCTTGCCGATGACTTATCCCTGGCCCTCAGGACACACAGCGTCCGAATAGTTGCCCCCATTCCCGGCAAGGCAGTTATCGGTATCGAGATGGCAAATACAACCAGGCAGATAGTCTACTTAAAAGAGATCCTTGCGAGCGATGCCTTTCAAAAAAACAGAGGAAAACTCCTTCTGACTCTTGGGCAGGATATTGTGGGGCAGCCTGTGGTTACAGACCTTACCAAAATGCCGCATCTGCTGATTGCAGGTGCTACAGGTACCGGAAAGAGTGTGGGGCTTAACGCCATGATCTGCTCTCTTCTCTATGGCCATCACGCCGACATGCTGAGGTTCCTTATGATAGATCCCAAGAGGATAGAGCTTTCCCTCTACGACGGGATTCCTCATCTTTTGCATCCGGTTGTCAGCGAGCCCAAGGAGGCCACAAGGGCCCTAAGGTGGGCGGTGATAGAGATGGAATGCCGCTATCAGATCCTTGAAGAGGCCCAGGCAAGAAATCTCCAGGGATACAACAAAGCCGCCGAAGAACCTCTTCCCTATCTGGTAATCATCATAGACGAGCTGGCAGACCTGATGATAGTCTCTTCCAAGGAAGTGGAGTCGGCAATCACACGTCTTGCCCAGATGGCAAGGGCTGCGGGAATTCATCTCATCGTGGCCACCCAAAGGCCGTCAGTTGATGTACTTACAGGCCTTATAAAGGCAAATTTCCCTGCCAGGATCTCTTTCAAAGTCTCATCCAAGGTGGATTCCCGTACCATACTGGACATAATGGGAGCGGAAAGGCTCCTTGGAATGGGGGATATGCTTTTCCTGCCTCCCGGATCTTCCACATTGGAGCGCATCCACGGGGCCTATGTATCTGAAAAAGAAATAGTCCGGATAGTGGAATTCCTTAAGGCCCAGGGCGAGCCTGATTATGATCAGACAGTGATCGAGCCCATACCCGGAGAAGAGGATTCTGAAGCATCGGGCCCTGGCGGGGAATCGGTTGACGATAAGTATGACGAGGCAGTCGATATCGTCACACGGACCGGCCAGGCATCCATATCCATGCTCCAGCGCAGGCTGCGTGTGGGTTACAACCGGGCGGCCAGAATGATAGAGCAGATGGAGCATAACGGGGTGGTAAGCCCCACGGACAACATGGGACGCAGGCACGTCCTTGTCCGCAAGTATGAGTAG
- a CDS encoding carbon monoxide dehydrogenase produces MKIAVSGKGGAGKTAIAAFLIQALADRDRQVLAIDADPSPHLARALDFPQAEEIRPIAEMRDLIQERSERDGPFYRLNPKVSDLPERFMRQKGNIKLMVLGAIQQGGAGCACADNAVLRTLLNILLLSPNEDIVIDMEAGVEHLGRGTIASVDHLLIVIQPYRGSLETASKILALGKDLKINHLGIVANQVHGLEDLNYIQDHSGVKPIGVFPDSDEVREAERTGAPIYNADSTFGKSARDLLNILERMK; encoded by the coding sequence GTGAAAATAGCGGTAAGCGGCAAAGGCGGCGCGGGTAAAACCGCCATCGCCGCCTTTCTCATTCAGGCCCTGGCAGACAGAGACAGGCAAGTGCTCGCCATTGATGCAGACCCGAGCCCACATCTTGCGAGGGCTCTCGACTTTCCGCAGGCAGAGGAAATCCGTCCTATAGCTGAGATGCGGGATCTCATTCAGGAAAGATCCGAGAGAGACGGTCCTTTTTATCGCCTGAATCCAAAGGTAAGCGACCTCCCGGAGCGGTTCATGAGACAGAAAGGAAACATCAAACTCATGGTGCTCGGGGCCATTCAACAGGGAGGGGCGGGATGCGCATGTGCTGACAATGCAGTGCTCAGGACCCTCTTGAACATCTTGCTGCTTTCCCCGAATGAGGACATAGTAATTGATATGGAAGCAGGGGTTGAACATCTGGGCCGTGGTACTATTGCCAGCGTAGATCATCTTTTGATAGTAATTCAGCCATATAGAGGAAGCCTTGAGACCGCGAGCAAAATACTGGCCCTGGGAAAGGATTTGAAGATCAATCATCTTGGAATAGTGGCCAATCAGGTGCATGGCCTGGAAGACCTGAACTACATACAGGATCACTCAGGAGTTAAGCCCATAGGGGTCTTTCCTGATTCAGACGAGGTCAGGGAGGCTGAAAGAACAGGAGCGCCAATCTATAATGCCGATTCCACGTTTGGTAAATCGGCCCGGGATCTCCTGAACATTCTGGAGCGGATGAAATGA
- a CDS encoding GTP cyclohydrolase I FolE2 produces the protein MADVQNMHDNRQIPLRRVGIKNIRYPITVLDKVKGAQQTVASINMYVNLPHQFKGTHMSRFVEILNEYRREINVKTFAKILTEMKNRLDSQEAHLEVDFPYFIEKQAPVTGTPGLVEYGCGLHGTMTDRLDMVLVARVPITTVCPCSKEISDYGAHNQRGEVRVRVRFNRFLWLEDLIAEVEKASSSEVYSVLKRPDEKFVTEKAYDRPMFVEDVVRTVCQGLKVLPGVTWFAVEAENFESIHNHSAYACST, from the coding sequence ATTGCGGATGTGCAGAACATGCATGACAACCGGCAAATCCCTTTGCGCAGGGTGGGCATAAAGAATATCCGGTACCCAATAACTGTCCTTGACAAGGTAAAAGGTGCCCAACAGACAGTAGCCAGTATAAATATGTATGTGAATTTGCCCCACCAGTTCAAGGGGACACACATGAGTCGTTTTGTTGAGATCCTGAATGAATATCGAAGGGAAATTAATGTAAAGACCTTTGCCAAGATTCTCACTGAGATGAAGAACCGTCTGGACTCGCAGGAGGCCCACCTTGAAGTGGATTTTCCTTATTTCATAGAAAAGCAGGCGCCGGTGACCGGGACCCCTGGACTCGTGGAATATGGCTGCGGCCTCCATGGGACCATGACTGATCGACTTGATATGGTGCTAGTAGCCAGGGTGCCTATTACCACCGTATGTCCGTGCTCGAAAGAGATATCCGACTACGGCGCCCACAACCAGAGGGGAGAGGTGAGAGTGCGGGTCAGGTTCAACCGTTTTTTATGGCTTGAGGACTTGATTGCAGAAGTGGAAAAGGCGTCTTCTTCAGAGGTCTATTCAGTACTCAAGAGACCTGACGAGAAATTTGTTACGGAGAAGGCCTATGACAGGCCGATGTTTGTTGAGGATGTGGTAAGGACGGTATGCCAGGGCCTTAAGGTGTTGCCCGGAGTTACATGGTTTGCGGTCGAAGCGGAAAATTTCGAATCCATCCACAATCACTCGGCCTATGCCTGCTCGACTTAG
- a CDS encoding dihydroorotate dehydrogenase, translating into MINKSPNLSIKIGSLILKNPVLLASGTCGYGAELSDLLDLDRLGGIIVKGISIRPRAGNPPPRLMETPCGLLNSIGLENVGIDIFLRDKLPWLRNVKTSLVVNILGNSVEEYAEIAKKLDGAEGVNAIEVNISCPNVKTGGIAFGTDPEAAANVTHAVKKTTGLPVIIKLSPNVTDITEVARKVASAGADAISLINTLLGMAIDIKSRRPALANVFGGLSGPAIKPIALRMVWQVVRAVDIPVIGIGGISTPDDALEFLMAGAKAVEIGTATLIRPDTAEDVLAGIRDYMKANSIQNVEDMRLSA; encoded by the coding sequence GTGATCAACAAATCACCGAATCTCTCAATCAAAATCGGTTCCCTGATACTCAAAAATCCGGTCTTACTCGCCTCAGGTACCTGTGGTTATGGAGCGGAATTAAGTGACCTTCTTGATTTGGACCGGTTAGGTGGAATTATAGTAAAAGGCATTTCCATCAGACCCCGTGCAGGGAACCCCCCTCCCCGCCTGATGGAGACGCCGTGCGGCCTTCTGAATTCCATAGGACTTGAAAACGTGGGAATAGACATCTTTCTCAGGGACAAGCTTCCATGGCTGAGGAATGTAAAGACCTCCCTGGTTGTCAATATCCTTGGAAACTCAGTTGAAGAATATGCTGAAATAGCAAAAAAGCTCGACGGAGCAGAAGGCGTCAATGCCATTGAAGTAAACATCTCATGTCCAAACGTAAAGACAGGAGGTATTGCATTCGGTACAGACCCTGAAGCAGCGGCAAATGTCACTCACGCAGTCAAGAAGACCACAGGCCTTCCTGTTATAATAAAGCTCTCACCAAATGTAACTGATATCACCGAAGTTGCCCGTAAGGTGGCCTCCGCAGGAGCAGACGCCATTTCTCTCATAAATACGCTGCTGGGTATGGCCATAGATATAAAGTCCAGACGTCCTGCCCTGGCAAACGTGTTTGGAGGACTCTCAGGCCCGGCGATCAAACCCATTGCCCTGCGCATGGTCTGGCAGGTAGTCCGGGCTGTGGACATCCCTGTAATAGGTATCGGTGGTATCAGCACCCCGGATGACGCACTTGAATTCCTGATGGCCGGCGCAAAGGCGGTTGAAATCGGAACGGCCACACTCATACGGCCAGACACCGCAGAGGACGTGCTGGCCGGCATCAGGGACTACATGAAGGCCAACAGCATACAGAATGTGGAGGATATGCGGCTGTCAGCATGA